Proteins from a genomic interval of Nitrospina gracilis Nb-211:
- a CDS encoding MFS transporter, translating into MFGFDRNQQGVLHLTWIAFFLTFLAWFNMAPFNTTLEHHAGLSADQIRILMVCNVALTIPARIVIGALVDQHGPKIVFVCLLGFSGLISLYFAQCTRFNEFLTARLLMGIAGAGFVVGIKMIAEWFPPEKMGTAQGLYAGWGNFGAAAAAFALPPIAVWFEPATGWRVATAFSGVLCLVWAWVYHRHAKEIPERATQFPVTLEKTIEVTSYRDLVLQVLLFLPLYGALGVFVWKLSHPSTPLLSDWEMWGLLAAVGVFCLFEIYRCLQVNLPRLRNGLHEDRHYPFQQIVVLSFVYALTFGSELAVISMFPEYLETTFALSATAAGILGSSFAFFNLVTRPSGGWLADKIGRRRVLFVLVLGCMICYWFMGEITPAWPLSAAIALCVVCSMLAQAGNGACFAMVPLIRKDLTGKMAGMAGAYGNVGAVYFLTLLSFVDASEFFRWISAYALFVLMSLVFLKSFNHLHNSFRK; encoded by the coding sequence ATGTTCGGATTCGACAGGAACCAGCAGGGCGTCCTGCATTTGACATGGATTGCCTTCTTCCTGACGTTTCTGGCATGGTTCAACATGGCGCCGTTCAACACCACGCTGGAACACCATGCGGGGCTGAGTGCGGACCAGATCCGCATCCTCATGGTGTGCAACGTGGCGTTGACCATCCCCGCCCGCATCGTCATCGGTGCGCTGGTGGATCAGCACGGCCCGAAGATCGTTTTCGTCTGTCTGCTGGGTTTCTCCGGTCTGATCAGTCTGTACTTCGCGCAATGCACCCGCTTCAATGAGTTCCTCACCGCGCGCCTGTTGATGGGCATTGCGGGCGCGGGATTCGTGGTCGGCATCAAGATGATCGCCGAATGGTTCCCGCCGGAGAAAATGGGCACGGCGCAGGGCCTCTACGCCGGCTGGGGTAATTTCGGCGCGGCCGCGGCGGCGTTCGCTTTGCCGCCGATCGCCGTGTGGTTCGAGCCTGCCACCGGCTGGCGCGTGGCCACGGCGTTTTCCGGCGTGCTGTGCCTCGTCTGGGCGTGGGTGTATCACCGCCACGCGAAGGAAATTCCGGAACGCGCCACGCAGTTTCCCGTCACGCTGGAAAAAACCATCGAAGTCACCTCCTACCGCGACCTGGTTTTGCAGGTCCTGCTGTTCCTGCCGCTGTATGGCGCGCTCGGCGTGTTCGTGTGGAAGCTGTCGCATCCGTCCACGCCTCTGCTTTCGGACTGGGAGATGTGGGGACTGCTGGCGGCGGTCGGGGTGTTCTGCCTGTTCGAGATTTACCGGTGCCTTCAGGTCAACCTGCCGCGTCTTAGAAACGGCCTGCACGAGGATCGGCATTATCCCTTCCAGCAGATCGTGGTGTTGAGTTTCGTCTATGCGCTCACCTTCGGCTCGGAGCTGGCGGTGATCTCCATGTTTCCCGAATACCTGGAAACGACATTCGCACTGTCGGCGACCGCCGCGGGCATTCTGGGATCGTCGTTCGCGTTTTTCAACCTGGTCACGCGGCCCAGCGGCGGCTGGCTGGCGGACAAGATCGGCCGCCGCCGCGTTTTGTTTGTTCTGGTATTGGGCTGTATGATCTGTTATTGGTTTATGGGCGAAATCACCCCGGCGTGGCCGCTTTCCGCCGCCATCGCGCTGTGCGTGGTGTGTTCCATGCTGGCGCAGGCGGGCAACGGCGCGTGTTTCGCCATGGTGCCGCTCATCCGCAAGGACCTCACCGGCAAGATGGCAGGGATGGCCGGCGCCTACGGCAACGTCGGCGCGGTGTACTTTCTCACCCTGCTCAGCTTCGTGGACGCATCCGAATTCTTCCGGTGGATCAGCGCCTACGCTTTGTTCGTGCTGATGAGCCTCGTGTTTTTGAAGTCGTTCAACCACCTCCACAACTCGTTCAGAAAATAG
- the bamE gene encoding outer membrane protein assembly factor BamE domain-containing protein has protein sequence MKQNVLFAMLLAGGVLLAGCGSVGKDFDLSQTQHITQGSTTKQDIQAMFGEPFRTGVQNGHPVWVYEKSVYRAIGDDTTKSLIVEFDDNDVVRKYQVMSNEPDTK, from the coding sequence ATGAAACAGAATGTATTGTTTGCGATGTTGCTGGCGGGGGGCGTATTGCTTGCGGGGTGTGGGTCCGTGGGTAAGGATTTCGACCTGTCACAGACGCAACACATCACTCAGGGCAGTACCACCAAACAGGATATCCAGGCCATGTTCGGTGAGCCGTTCCGCACCGGCGTTCAAAACGGGCACCCTGTCTGGGTTTACGAAAAAAGCGTATATCGGGCCATCGGTGACGACACGACCAAAAGCCTGATCGTCGAGTTCGACGACAACGACGTGGTGCGCAAGTACCAGGTCATGTCCAACGAACCCGATACAAAATAA
- a CDS encoding Rne/Rng family ribonuclease — translation MASEIIINSNPREIRVALVENHQLVEIFVEHKAKRGIVGNVYKGVVTKILPGMQVAFVDIGLEKAGFLYVGDIDVGDLLDYDGEPPSQVDINEDKDGHEEGETLSPTRSMDHIPIQDLLREGQEIMVQVAKNPLGTKGARITSYITLAGRHIVYMPTVDQVCVSRRIEDEAEKERLKAIIGEIGRPGEGYIIRTAGQGRQKEDFETDIKFLHKLGDNLKVCAETEPAPSLLYEDLNLIFRSIRDLFNEDVQRLVIDSKSDYEKCVEFCSNYLPELVDKIELYKDSVPIFDFFGIEIEINRALGRKIWLKSGGFITIDQTEALVAIDVNTGKFVGHSDPEETILKTNLEAVKEIVYQLRLRNIGGIIIVDFIDMSREESKEIVWSALQQELRFDRSRTNILKISELGLVEMTRKRVRGSLSQTLCDPCPYCEGKGHIKSPATVCYEIIRALQRMVGNHLTPKHITIEVPPAVYELLFEEETSYIDELEKFYGIEVNIKVNPKLHQEKYNIIT, via the coding sequence ATGGCATCCGAAATCATCATCAATTCCAATCCGCGGGAGATCCGCGTGGCCCTGGTGGAAAACCACCAGTTGGTCGAGATCTTCGTCGAGCACAAGGCGAAGCGCGGCATCGTCGGCAACGTCTATAAAGGCGTGGTGACCAAGATCCTCCCCGGCATGCAGGTGGCCTTCGTGGACATCGGCCTCGAGAAGGCGGGATTTCTGTATGTGGGCGACATCGACGTCGGCGACCTTTTGGATTACGACGGGGAGCCTCCGAGCCAGGTCGATATCAACGAAGACAAGGACGGTCACGAGGAAGGTGAGACTCTATCACCCACCCGTTCGATGGATCACATTCCCATCCAGGACCTGCTCCGCGAAGGGCAGGAGATCATGGTGCAGGTGGCGAAGAATCCGCTCGGCACCAAGGGCGCGCGCATCACCTCGTACATCACCCTGGCCGGACGCCACATCGTGTACATGCCGACGGTGGACCAGGTGTGCGTGTCCCGCCGCATCGAAGACGAGGCCGAGAAAGAACGGCTGAAAGCCATCATCGGCGAAATCGGCCGGCCCGGCGAGGGTTACATCATCCGCACCGCAGGGCAGGGAAGGCAGAAGGAAGACTTCGAAACGGACATCAAGTTCCTGCACAAGCTGGGCGACAACCTGAAAGTGTGCGCCGAAACGGAGCCCGCTCCCAGCCTGCTGTACGAAGACCTCAACCTCATTTTCCGCTCCATCCGCGACCTGTTCAACGAGGACGTGCAGAGACTGGTCATCGATTCCAAATCCGATTACGAAAAGTGCGTCGAGTTCTGTTCCAATTACCTGCCGGAACTGGTGGACAAGATCGAGTTGTACAAGGACTCGGTGCCCATCTTCGATTTTTTCGGCATCGAGATCGAGATCAACCGCGCGCTCGGCCGCAAGATCTGGCTCAAGTCCGGCGGCTTCATCACCATCGACCAGACCGAGGCGCTGGTGGCGATCGACGTCAACACCGGCAAGTTCGTCGGCCACTCCGACCCGGAGGAGACCATCCTCAAAACCAATCTGGAAGCGGTCAAAGAGATCGTGTACCAATTGCGCCTGCGCAACATCGGCGGCATCATCATCGTCGATTTCATCGACATGTCGCGCGAGGAAAGCAAGGAGATCGTGTGGAGCGCCCTGCAACAGGAGTTGCGCTTCGACCGCTCGCGCACCAACATCCTGAAAATTTCCGAACTCGGCCTGGTGGAGATGACGCGCAAACGCGTGCGCGGCAGCCTCAGCCAGACGCTATGCGACCCGTGTCCCTACTGCGAGGGCAAGGGGCACATCAAATCCCCCGCCACGGTGTGTTACGAAATCATCCGTGCCCTGCAACGCATGGTGGGCAACCACCTCACCCCGAAACACATCACCATCGAAGTCCCGCCCGCGGTGTATGAACTGCTTTTCGAGGAGGAAACCTCCTACATCGACGAGCTGGAGAAGTTTTACGGAATCGAAGTCAACATCAAGGTCAATCCGAAACTGCATCAGGAAAAATACAACATCATTACCTGA
- the rodA gene encoding rod shape-determining protein RodA, translated as MDRRLFSHFNLWYFLLILVIAGIGVITIHSANHARVETFFRGLYLKQIYWILIGLVAMFIAVAVDYRIWSRYAWLIYVGMVLALLYVLFFGKVASGAQRWIHLGPLTLQVSEFAKYVLIITLAKYFEEAKPQGQKYGLKDLVVPFLLTAVLGGLIALQPDLGTALIIFFIFFVFVVASEIEFRTLWRLGVSVLILAPLTWFLMKDYQKQRVMTLFNPELDPLGAGYHTIQSKIAVGSGGFWGKGLYAGTQSRLNFLPEKHTDFIFSVYAEEMGFLGVMALLMLFLILVLKGLNIAYRAADRFGVFLGLGIVAALSFYIIFNIGMTVGLFPVTGLPLPLMSYGGSSLITTFFALGLLLNIEMRRNVL; from the coding sequence ATGGATAGAAGGCTGTTTTCCCATTTCAACCTCTGGTATTTCCTCCTGATTCTGGTCATCGCCGGGATCGGGGTGATCACCATTCACAGCGCCAACCACGCGCGGGTGGAGACCTTCTTCCGCGGTCTGTACCTCAAGCAGATTTACTGGATCCTGATCGGCCTGGTGGCGATGTTCATTGCCGTGGCTGTGGATTACCGCATTTGGAGCCGTTACGCCTGGCTGATATATGTGGGCATGGTGCTGGCGCTCCTGTACGTTTTGTTTTTTGGCAAGGTGGCCTCCGGCGCGCAGCGGTGGATTCACCTGGGGCCCCTCACCCTGCAGGTCTCGGAGTTTGCCAAGTACGTGCTCATCATCACCCTCGCCAAGTATTTTGAAGAAGCCAAACCGCAGGGCCAGAAATACGGTCTGAAGGACCTGGTGGTGCCGTTCCTGCTGACGGCGGTGCTCGGTGGATTGATCGCCCTGCAACCGGATCTCGGCACGGCGCTCATCATTTTCTTCATCTTTTTTGTGTTCGTCGTGGCGTCGGAGATCGAGTTCCGGACCCTTTGGCGGCTGGGCGTGTCGGTGTTGATCCTTGCGCCGCTCACCTGGTTTTTGATGAAGGATTACCAGAAGCAGAGGGTGATGACCCTGTTCAATCCGGAGCTCGATCCATTGGGTGCGGGCTACCACACAATTCAATCGAAAATCGCGGTGGGCTCCGGCGGTTTCTGGGGAAAGGGTTTGTACGCGGGAACGCAGAGCCGCCTCAATTTCCTGCCGGAGAAGCACACGGACTTCATTTTTTCCGTGTACGCGGAGGAGATGGGGTTTCTGGGGGTGATGGCCCTGCTCATGCTGTTCCTGATCCTGGTGCTGAAGGGACTCAACATCGCGTACCGTGCGGCGGACCGGTTCGGCGTGTTTCTCGGGCTGGGCATTGTGGCGGCCCTTTCGTTTTACATCATCTTCAACATCGGGATGACGGTGGGCCTGTTTCCCGTCACCGGACTGCCTCTGCCGCTGATGAGTTACGGCGGCTCGTCGCTCATCACCACGTTTTTTGCGCTCGGTCTGCTTCTGAACATCGAAATGCGGCGGAACGTCCTGTGA
- a CDS encoding RluA family pseudouridine synthase → MEHFEYDIDPACAAKRLDVFLTEVQSDISRSYIQKLIDSGRVVVNGSVSKSNYKVKTGDRVELTVPDPEPLDVRPEAIPLDIVYEDASLIVVNKPPGMVVHPAPGHSTGTLVNALLHHCRDLTGIGGVARPGIVHRLDKDTSGLVLVAKTAAALENLSAQFKERQVKKVYLALVKGRVEPASGWIDAPIGRHRVHRKKMALNEGGREAQTYYAVEKQFREYALVRVEPKTGRTHQIRVHLASIGCPILGDRLYGHLRGASVPRLERQALHAYRLEVTHPESGERVQWEAPLPEDLTRVLIV, encoded by the coding sequence GTGGAACATTTTGAATACGACATCGATCCCGCCTGCGCCGCCAAGCGTCTGGATGTGTTTCTCACCGAAGTGCAGTCCGACATCAGCCGGTCCTACATCCAAAAACTGATCGACAGCGGACGGGTAGTGGTGAACGGCTCGGTTTCCAAGTCCAATTACAAAGTCAAAACGGGCGACCGCGTGGAACTGACGGTGCCGGACCCGGAACCGCTGGACGTGCGTCCGGAAGCGATCCCTCTGGACATCGTGTACGAGGATGCGAGCCTGATCGTGGTGAACAAACCGCCGGGCATGGTGGTGCATCCCGCTCCCGGCCATTCCACGGGCACACTGGTCAATGCGTTGTTGCATCATTGCCGGGACCTCACCGGCATCGGTGGCGTGGCGCGCCCGGGCATCGTGCACCGGCTGGACAAGGACACCTCCGGTCTCGTGCTAGTGGCGAAAACGGCGGCCGCGCTGGAAAACCTGTCCGCGCAGTTCAAGGAACGGCAGGTGAAGAAGGTGTACCTTGCGCTGGTGAAGGGAAGGGTGGAGCCGGCCTCCGGATGGATCGATGCGCCCATCGGCCGGCACCGGGTGCATCGCAAGAAAATGGCGTTGAACGAAGGCGGCCGCGAGGCGCAGACGTATTACGCGGTGGAAAAGCAGTTCCGCGAGTACGCGCTGGTGCGGGTGGAACCCAAAACCGGGCGCACCCACCAGATCCGTGTTCATCTGGCTTCTATCGGATGCCCTATATTAGGCGACCGGTTGTACGGCCACTTGCGGGGGGCGTCGGTTCCCCGCCTGGAACGGCAGGCCCTGCATGCCTACCGGCTGGAGGTCACCCATCCTGAATCCGGGGAACGAGTGCAGTGGGAGGCCCCCCTGCCGGAAGATCTCACTCGAGTTCTCATTGTCTGA
- the moaB gene encoding molybdenum cofactor biosynthesis protein B, whose product MDAPAGKVVNIAIMTVSDTRTEADDKSGNTLVERAQKAGHKVVDRKIVKDEIDLIQKQLKEWIASPDVDVVISTGGTGVTGRDVTPEAFEALYDKSIPGFGELFRWLSYQNIKTSTIQSRATGGVANGTFLFALPGSTGACKDAWDGILVHQLNSNNPPCNLVELMPRLLEK is encoded by the coding sequence ATGGATGCACCTGCAGGCAAAGTTGTGAACATCGCCATCATGACCGTTTCCGACACGCGCACGGAAGCCGACGACAAATCCGGCAACACGCTGGTCGAGCGCGCCCAGAAGGCGGGTCACAAGGTGGTGGACCGGAAGATCGTGAAGGACGAGATCGACCTCATCCAGAAACAGTTGAAGGAATGGATCGCATCGCCGGACGTGGATGTGGTCATTTCCACCGGCGGCACCGGTGTGACCGGACGCGACGTGACACCGGAAGCGTTCGAAGCGCTGTACGACAAATCCATTCCCGGCTTCGGCGAGCTGTTCCGCTGGCTGAGTTACCAGAACATCAAGACCTCGACCATCCAGTCGCGCGCCACCGGCGGCGTCGCCAACGGCACCTTCCTGTTCGCCCTGCCGGGCTCGACCGGCGCCTGCAAGGACGCGTGGGACGGTATCCTGGTGCATCAACTCAACAGCAACAATCCGCCGTGCAACCTGGTGGAGCTGATGCCGCGCCTGCTGGAAAAGTAA
- a CDS encoding SDR family oxidoreductase: protein MPTAIVTGAAVRIGKALACRLADRGYDLAVHHCHSKPDDVLAYARSKGVKAKPYSVDLTDLSAAEKLIPDVLNDFPDVEVLVNSAANFIQQNIEATTNETLNDTLHLNLMTPYLLMREYKRHVNRGLIVNILDERILKNIPTFAAYSVAKVALAHATHLAAVEWGDTVRVNGIAPGLILPPPGHGDDYLTRNAPYVPTKTHGKVEDVAHGLDYLLTSRFVNGEVLFIDGGESKARRSPQ from the coding sequence ATGCCCACAGCCATCGTCACCGGAGCCGCCGTGCGCATCGGCAAAGCCCTGGCCTGCCGCCTGGCGGACCGGGGCTACGACCTGGCCGTGCATCACTGTCATTCCAAACCGGACGACGTGCTGGCCTATGCCCGGTCAAAAGGGGTGAAGGCGAAGCCGTATTCCGTCGATCTCACCGATCTCTCCGCCGCAGAGAAACTGATCCCCGACGTGCTGAACGATTTTCCCGACGTCGAGGTGCTGGTCAACTCCGCCGCCAACTTCATCCAGCAGAACATTGAGGCCACCACCAATGAAACCCTCAACGACACCCTGCACCTCAACCTGATGACGCCGTACCTGCTGATGCGCGAGTACAAGCGGCACGTCAACCGCGGCCTCATCGTCAACATCCTCGACGAGCGCATCCTCAAAAACATCCCCACCTTCGCCGCCTACTCCGTGGCCAAGGTGGCTCTCGCTCATGCCACGCACCTGGCCGCGGTGGAATGGGGCGACACGGTGCGCGTGAACGGCATCGCCCCCGGACTCATCCTGCCGCCGCCGGGTCATGGCGACGACTACCTCACCCGCAACGCGCCGTACGTGCCAACCAAAACCCACGGCAAGGTGGAGGACGTCGCCCACGGTCTCGATTACCTGCTCACCAGCCGGTTCGTCAACGGCGAGGTGCTGTTCATTGACGGCGGCGAATCGAAAGCGCGGCGCAGTCCCCAGTAA
- a CDS encoding peptidoglycan recognition protein family protein, which yields MEEQLLERLNAAALALKIEKPFDGRTTLATNKRGKKWKRRDPEALQGMVWHQELGWGSIEAVAQYHTGPDSHLHAGGVESIAYTFAIRKNGQVVLCNDLDRAPWSQGYAGRKGDENAEFLSVMFEGFFQGTGVDDPSAGHPNDRQLLSGLILWRVCQDMWKWKAGDLYGHFLFGKPACPGDTLQTVVEAVRFNAPKKRKRSFSSVRQRQQGLKDCGFYVGTVDGLWGPGSRAALIAFQKKCGLAADGLWGPNTEAALLEKLEE from the coding sequence ATGGAAGAACAACTGCTGGAACGCCTGAACGCCGCGGCGCTGGCGCTCAAAATCGAAAAACCGTTCGACGGCCGCACCACCCTCGCCACCAACAAACGGGGCAAAAAATGGAAACGCCGCGATCCCGAAGCCCTGCAGGGCATGGTGTGGCACCAGGAACTGGGCTGGGGCTCGATCGAAGCCGTCGCGCAATATCATACCGGGCCCGACAGCCACCTGCACGCGGGCGGGGTGGAGTCCATCGCCTACACCTTCGCCATCCGCAAGAACGGACAGGTCGTGCTGTGCAACGATCTCGACCGCGCCCCCTGGTCGCAGGGTTACGCCGGCAGGAAAGGCGACGAGAACGCGGAGTTTCTGTCGGTGATGTTCGAAGGTTTCTTTCAGGGCACGGGGGTGGACGATCCCAGCGCCGGGCACCCCAACGACCGGCAACTGCTCTCCGGCCTCATCCTGTGGCGCGTCTGCCAGGACATGTGGAAGTGGAAGGCGGGCGACCTGTACGGCCATTTCCTGTTCGGCAAACCCGCCTGCCCCGGCGACACTCTGCAAACGGTCGTCGAGGCGGTGCGCTTCAACGCGCCCAAAAAACGCAAACGCAGTTTCTCCAGCGTGCGCCAGCGCCAGCAAGGACTCAAGGATTGCGGGTTTTACGTGGGGACGGTGGATGGCTTGTGGGGACCCGGCTCGCGCGCCGCGTTGATCGCGTTTCAGAAGAAATGCGGCCTCGCCGCCGACGGCCTGTGGGGACCCAACACCGAAGCCGCCCTGCTGGAAAAACTGGAGGAGTGA
- a CDS encoding tetratricopeptide repeat protein, which yields MRGEWQAAVAGLLLLTVACAGPETKTDAVPPDFQTATAPKKKPAVTPSKKKSTPSSKKKVTATKKQTRPSNEHHLQIDTKVEGVQALVDRAMVLTFGFNHAEANKLFKQAAEKDPNCAACYWGAAYVLGPNINAPMEQSAVDEAFSLARKAYQLRHKARPRNRALIEALVHRYGPDPIPDRTHLDEAYAQAMRGVVRKYPDDALVQALLAEALMDLHPWQYWQEDGSPQPYTPEILAALDDALRHNPDHLLANHLHIHAVEASPHPERAEESADRLHRLAPDAGHLLHMPAHIYIRIGRYADAAAVNRTAIGNDEAYKAHAHPEGIYPLAYMPHNRHFLVIALAESGQSRAAVQQAFELAQSVDPEKMREPGYGTLQHFWSMPLYILVRFGQWDEILTQPSPDAGLKYPKGVWHYARGRALAALGRLVEAEQELRMLERLAKHPFLLDVTIWDVNSTAHLLQIATRVLDGELAYQHGDMSVAIEHLEEAVELEDALTYEEPPSWYYPARQSLGWVLLESGRFEEAEQVYREDLDRHRENGWSLKGLQQSLEGQGRHADAKQVKKRFDKVWKDADVPIARSRI from the coding sequence ATGCGAGGCGAATGGCAAGCGGCGGTGGCGGGTCTGCTTCTTTTGACCGTGGCCTGCGCGGGACCGGAGACGAAAACGGATGCGGTGCCACCGGATTTCCAAACCGCAACCGCGCCCAAGAAAAAACCGGCAGTCACCCCATCAAAGAAAAAGTCCACGCCTTCGTCTAAAAAGAAGGTCACGGCGACGAAAAAGCAAACCCGGCCGTCGAACGAACATCATCTGCAAATCGACACCAAGGTCGAGGGCGTGCAGGCGCTGGTGGACCGCGCCATGGTGCTGACCTTCGGCTTCAACCACGCCGAAGCCAACAAGCTGTTCAAGCAGGCGGCGGAAAAGGACCCCAACTGCGCCGCCTGTTACTGGGGCGCGGCGTATGTACTCGGACCCAACATCAACGCTCCGATGGAGCAGTCGGCGGTCGATGAGGCGTTCAGCCTCGCGCGCAAGGCGTACCAACTGCGCCACAAGGCCCGGCCGCGCAACCGCGCCCTCATCGAAGCGCTGGTGCACCGATACGGTCCCGATCCCATCCCCGACCGCACGCATCTCGACGAAGCCTACGCGCAGGCCATGCGCGGCGTGGTGCGCAAGTACCCGGATGATGCCCTGGTGCAGGCGCTGCTGGCCGAGGCGTTGATGGACCTGCACCCGTGGCAGTACTGGCAGGAGGATGGCTCGCCGCAACCGTACACGCCGGAGATTCTCGCCGCGCTCGATGACGCCTTGCGTCACAACCCCGATCACCTGCTGGCGAACCACCTGCACATCCATGCGGTGGAGGCGTCGCCGCACCCCGAACGCGCAGAGGAAAGCGCCGACCGACTGCACCGCCTCGCACCCGATGCGGGGCACCTGCTCCACATGCCGGCGCACATCTACATCCGCATCGGACGTTATGCGGATGCGGCGGCGGTCAACCGCACCGCCATCGGCAACGATGAGGCGTACAAGGCGCATGCGCATCCGGAAGGCATCTATCCGCTCGCCTACATGCCGCACAACCGGCATTTCCTGGTGATCGCGCTGGCGGAGTCGGGACAAAGCCGCGCCGCCGTCCAACAGGCGTTCGAGTTGGCGCAGAGTGTCGACCCTGAGAAGATGCGCGAGCCCGGGTACGGCACGCTCCAGCACTTCTGGAGCATGCCGCTGTATATCCTGGTGCGCTTCGGGCAGTGGGACGAAATCCTGACCCAGCCGTCGCCGGACGCGGGATTGAAGTATCCGAAAGGCGTTTGGCATTACGCGCGCGGGCGGGCCCTCGCCGCGCTGGGGCGGCTGGTGGAAGCGGAACAGGAACTGCGCATGCTGGAGCGGCTCGCCAAACATCCGTTCCTGCTGGACGTGACCATCTGGGACGTCAACTCCACGGCGCACTTGTTGCAGATCGCAACCAGGGTGCTGGACGGGGAGCTGGCGTATCAGCACGGCGACATGTCGGTCGCCATCGAACATCTGGAAGAAGCGGTGGAGTTGGAAGACGCGCTCACCTATGAAGAGCCGCCGTCGTGGTATTACCCGGCAAGGCAGTCTTTGGGCTGGGTTCTCCTGGAGTCGGGGCGGTTCGAGGAGGCGGAACAGGTTTACCGCGAGGACCTCGACCGGCACCGTGAAAACGGCTGGTCTTTGAAGGGGCTTCAGCAGAGCCTGGAAGGGCAGGGCCGCCATGCCGATGCGAAGCAGGTGAAAAAACGATTCGACAAAGTGTGGAAGGACGCCGACGTGCCCATCGCGCGGTCAAGAATATAG
- the queC gene encoding 7-cyano-7-deazaguanine synthase QueC — MKRAIVLLSGGLDSTTVLAIARNEGFQPFTLSFDYGQRHRIELERAAVVAEAFGAKDHRVVSVDLAQFGGSALTADIAVPTGRTAKEMAGEIPVTYVPARNTIFLSYALAYAEVTGSHDIFIGVNALDYSGYPDCRPEYIQAFETMTNLATRAGVEGTERLTIHTPLIEMTKAQIIKKGLELGVDYGLTHSCYDPKVGGVPCGVCDSCLLRKKGFEEAGVEDPLLQGNT, encoded by the coding sequence ATGAAACGGGCAATTGTGTTACTCAGCGGGGGTTTGGACTCCACCACCGTGCTGGCCATCGCGCGGAATGAAGGATTTCAACCGTTTACCCTCAGTTTCGACTACGGGCAGAGGCACCGGATCGAACTCGAGCGCGCGGCGGTGGTGGCGGAGGCCTTCGGCGCGAAAGACCACCGGGTGGTTTCGGTGGACCTCGCCCAGTTCGGCGGCTCGGCCTTGACGGCCGACATCGCGGTGCCGACGGGTCGTACCGCCAAGGAGATGGCGGGGGAGATTCCGGTCACCTACGTCCCGGCGCGCAATACCATCTTCCTCTCCTACGCGCTGGCATACGCGGAAGTGACAGGATCACACGATATCTTCATCGGTGTCAACGCGCTTGATTACTCCGGCTACCCGGACTGCCGCCCGGAATACATCCAGGCATTCGAGACAATGACCAACCTCGCCACCAGGGCCGGGGTGGAAGGCACCGAACGGCTCACCATCCACACGCCCTTGATCGAGATGACCAAGGCCCAGATCATCAAAAAAGGACTGGAGCTGGGCGTCGATTACGGCCTCACCCACAGTTGTTACGATCCCAAAGTCGGCGGCGTGCCCTGCGGTGTGTGCGACAGCTGCCTGCTCCGCAAAAAAGGGTTCGAGGAAGCCGGGGTGGAAGATCCCCTTCTGCAAGGCAATACCTGA